The region GCTCTTCAGGGGTAGGAAATACCTGGCAAAGGGGCGATGATTATGAAAGTGATCGGCAAACATATCACGGTCGACATGTATGGCTGCAGCTTCGAGCGCCTCGACGACCTGGAGTTCGTCAAGACGGCCATGCACACCGCGGTACGCGAAGCCAACATGACCCTCCTCGACTTCTCTTATTACAAGTTCGAACCGCAAGGTTTGACCGCCCTGGCGCTTTTAGCCGAAAGTCATATGAGTATCCATACATACCCCGAACTGGGGTATGCGGCTGTAGATGTCTTTACCTGCGGCGACCACGGCCGCCCCGACAAGGCCGTCTCCATCCTCAAGAACTTCCTCAAGCCGGAAAAGACGAAAATCACCAATATCAAGCGCGGCGACTTCGGTTCGGAAAGCGACATGAAGCCCAAAATCAAAGTGAGCATGACCCCCCTGCGCCGCGTACGCACCACCGGCGCCAGGGTGCTTAGTTTCCTGTCCCGCGCAAAATAACGACGACCCCGTTTTTTTTATGCAGCCCGGCGATGCCGGGCTGCTAATTTTC is a window of Selenomonadales bacterium 4137-cl DNA encoding:
- the speD gene encoding adenosylmethionine decarboxylase; the protein is MKVIGKHITVDMYGCSFERLDDLEFVKTAMHTAVREANMTLLDFSYYKFEPQGLTALALLAESHMSIHTYPELGYAAVDVFTCGDHGRPDKAVSILKNFLKPEKTKITNIKRGDFGSESDMKPKIKVSMTPLRRVRTTGARVLSFLSRAK